From Rhodococcus antarcticus, the proteins below share one genomic window:
- a CDS encoding siphovirus ReqiPepy6 Gp37-like family protein — MELSDITVEVRDKALRRHGLVRPEELILKLTGSHNNIGTWELQLSSEHPLTPILRTPGSGIVVTALGDVLMSGPTTTPKFTASSSDPEGTVSFSGVSDSIILADYLSWPEPSNVDPTAQTLAHDVREGAAETLMHAYVNANCGPGAPPARRKAQLVMGTDGQRGPTIKKSPRFPVLGNLLNEIATLGELGFQIVQRGEQLVFETFGLRDQALDVRLDVRAGTLASQMVALTAPGATQVIVAGQGDLVDRQFYAATTPEATEAEVAWGRRIERFLDQRQTDDPTEHKQAADELLSKEGFTGVSVQVVPTDDATMRYGIDWAMGDIASVVVDGGEEQAVVTGFVLAVDSAGVRLGAVLGDSSEFTRESALTARLSDVEKRTSALERNAENTTGVPAVVTAAITNAAATAAASTTDARAEAAAAVDDLAVLTFMGVY, encoded by the coding sequence GTGGAGCTGTCCGACATCACGGTGGAGGTCCGAGACAAGGCGCTCCGGCGCCACGGGCTCGTCCGCCCCGAGGAGCTGATCCTGAAGCTCACGGGCTCCCACAACAACATCGGCACCTGGGAGCTTCAGCTCTCCAGCGAGCACCCGCTCACGCCGATCCTGCGGACCCCGGGCAGTGGCATCGTCGTCACTGCCCTGGGGGACGTCCTCATGTCCGGCCCGACCACCACGCCCAAGTTCACCGCCTCGTCCTCGGACCCCGAGGGCACGGTGAGCTTCTCGGGCGTGAGCGACTCGATCATCCTGGCCGACTACCTGTCCTGGCCCGAGCCGAGCAACGTCGACCCGACCGCGCAGACCCTCGCCCACGACGTCCGCGAGGGCGCGGCCGAGACCCTCATGCACGCCTACGTCAACGCGAACTGCGGGCCTGGAGCTCCGCCCGCGCGCCGCAAGGCCCAGCTCGTCATGGGCACCGATGGGCAGCGCGGGCCGACCATCAAGAAGTCCCCGCGCTTCCCTGTGCTGGGCAACCTGCTCAACGAGATCGCCACGCTCGGCGAGCTGGGCTTCCAGATCGTCCAGCGCGGCGAGCAGCTCGTCTTCGAGACCTTCGGGCTGCGCGACCAGGCCCTCGACGTCCGCCTGGACGTCCGCGCCGGCACGCTCGCCTCGCAGATGGTGGCCCTCACGGCTCCCGGTGCGACCCAGGTGATCGTGGCCGGCCAGGGCGACCTCGTCGACCGGCAGTTCTACGCAGCCACCACGCCCGAGGCCACCGAGGCTGAGGTCGCGTGGGGCCGGCGCATCGAGCGCTTCCTGGACCAGCGCCAGACCGACGACCCGACCGAGCACAAGCAGGCAGCCGACGAGCTGCTCTCCAAGGAGGGCTTCACGGGCGTCTCCGTCCAGGTGGTCCCCACCGACGACGCCACCATGCGCTACGGCATCGACTGGGCCATGGGAGACATCGCCTCGGTGGTCGTGGACGGTGGCGAGGAGCAAGCGGTCGTCACGGGCTTCGTGCTCGCCGTCGACTCGGCCGGCGTCCGCCTGGGCGCCGTGCTCGGAGACTCCTCCGAGTTCACCCGCGAGTCCGCGCTCACCGCCCGCCTCTCCGACGTGGAGAAGCGCACGAGCGCCCTGGAGCGCAACGCCGAGAACACCACCGGCGTCCCAGCCGTCGTCACGGCTGCCATCACCAACGCGGCGGCCACGGCTGCGGCTTCCACCACCGACGCACGAGCTGAAGCTGCTGCGGCAGTAGACGACCTCGCCGTCCTGACCTTCATGGGGGTGTACTAG